From one Cucurbita pepo subsp. pepo cultivar mu-cu-16 chromosome LG17, ASM280686v2, whole genome shotgun sequence genomic stretch:
- the LOC111779194 gene encoding cinnamoyl-CoA reductase 1-like isoform X1, whose translation MATVARKGKVCVTGAGGFIGSWVVKLLLSRDYIVHGTVREPGDAKYDHLRKLEKGTENLKLFKADLLDYESMHSAIAGCDGVFHVASPVPHAAVSNPETEVIEPAVKGTRNVLEACVDAKVKRVVVVSSVAAVFFNPSWPQGRVIDESCWSDKEYCKATKNWYFLAKTEAETEALEFGRGRGLDVVTICPSLVLGPILQPTVGASSLVLLRILKEGCETMENNPHMLVDVRDVAEALVLLYEKGEAEGRYICTSHTKETRELVDALKKKYPDYSYPKTLSEGNGKALSLSSEKLQGLGWKCRALEETLADAVESFKDIGMLE comes from the exons ATGGCGACGGTGGCGAGGAAGGGGAAAGTTTGTGTTACCGGGGCTGGAGGGTTTATTGGTTCGTGGGTCGTCAAGCTTCTGTTGTCGAGGGATTACATTGTCCACGGAACTGTCAGGGAACCCG GTGACGCCAAGTATGATCACTTGAGAAAACTCGAGAAAGGGACCGAGAATTTGAAACTGTTTAAGGCTGATTTACTGGACTATGAATCTATGCATTCTGCGATCGCAGGATGTGATGGAGTTTTCCATGTTGCTAGTCCAGTTCCTCACGCAGCAGTATCAAACCCTGAG ACAGAAGTGATCGAACCTGCTGTAAAGGGCACACGTAACGTGCTTGAAGCATGTGTGGATGCAAAAGTTAAGCGAGTTGTTGTAGTATCCTCTGTTGCTGCAGTGTTTTTCAATCCCAGCTGGCCTCAAGGTCGGGTAATAGATGAAAGTTGTTGGTCTGACAAGGAGTACTGCAAAGCTACCAAG AACTGGTATTTTCTGGCAAAAACAGAAGCTGAAACCGAAGCCTTGGAGTTTGGGAGAGGACGTGGGCTTGACGTTGTGACTATTTGTCCTTCCCTCGTTTTGGGGCCGATTTTGCAGCCAACAGTCGGCGCCAGCAGCTTGGTTCTTCTCAGAATTCTTAAAG AAGGGTGCGAGACGATGGAAAATAATCCACATATGTTGGTAGATGTACGAGACGTAGCAGAGGCGTTGGTTCTTTTATATGAGAAGGGGGAGGCAGAAGGAAGATACATTTGTACATCGCATACAAAAGAGACAAGGGAGCTGGTGGAtgcattgaagaagaagtacCCTGATTATAGCTACCCAAAGAC GTTGAGTGAAGGGAATGGGAAGGCGCTAAGTCTGAGCTCGGAGAAGCTgcaagggttgggttggaagTGTCGGGCGCTGGAGGAGACGCTTGCCGATGCTGTGGAGAGTTTCAAAGACATCGGGATGTTGGAGTGA
- the LOC111779194 gene encoding cinnamoyl-CoA reductase 1-like isoform X2 — translation MATVARKGKVCVTGAGGFIGSWVVKLLLSRDYIVHGTVREPGDAKYDHLRKLEKGTENLKLFKADLLDYESMHSAIAGCDGVFHVASPVPHAAVSNPETEVIEPAVKGTRNVLEACVDAKVKRVVVVSSVAAVFFNPSWPQGRVIDESCWSDKEYCKATKNWYFLAKTEAESEALEFGRRRGLDVVTICPTLVIGPILQPTVNASSMVLLRILKEGCETMENNPHMLVDVRDVAEALVLLYEKGEAEGRYICTSHTKETRELVDALKKKYPDYSYPKTLSEGNGKALSLSSEKLQGLGWKCRALEETLADAVESFKDIGMLE, via the exons ATGGCGACGGTGGCGAGGAAGGGGAAAGTTTGTGTTACCGGGGCTGGAGGGTTTATTGGTTCGTGGGTCGTCAAGCTTCTGTTGTCGAGGGATTACATTGTCCACGGAACTGTCAGGGAACCCG GTGACGCCAAGTATGATCACTTGAGAAAACTCGAGAAAGGGACCGAGAATTTGAAACTGTTTAAGGCTGATTTACTGGACTATGAATCTATGCATTCTGCGATCGCAGGATGTGATGGAGTTTTCCATGTTGCTAGTCCAGTTCCTCACGCAGCAGTATCAAACCCTGAG ACAGAAGTGATCGAACCTGCTGTAAAGGGCACACGTAACGTGCTTGAAGCATGTGTGGATGCAAAAGTTAAGCGAGTTGTTGTAGTATCCTCTGTTGCTGCAGTGTTTTTCAATCCCAGCTGGCCTCAAGGTCGGGTAATAGATGAAAGTTGTTGGTCTGACAAGGAGTACTGCAAAGCTACCAAG AACTGGTATTTTCTGGCAAAAACAGAAGCTGAAAGTGAAGCCTTGGAGTTTGGGAGAAGACGTGGGCTTGACGTTGTGACTATTTGTCCTACCCTCGTTATCGGGCCAATTTTGCAGCCAACAGTCAACGCCAGCAGCATGGTTCTTCTCAGAATTCTTAAAG AAGGGTGCGAGACGATGGAAAATAATCCACATATGTTGGTAGATGTACGAGACGTAGCAGAGGCGTTGGTTCTTTTATATGAGAAGGGGGAGGCAGAAGGAAGATACATTTGTACATCGCATACAAAAGAGACAAGGGAGCTGGTGGAtgcattgaagaagaagtacCCTGATTATAGCTACCCAAAGAC GTTGAGTGAAGGGAATGGGAAGGCGCTAAGTCTGAGCTCGGAGAAGCTgcaagggttgggttggaagTGTCGGGCGCTGGAGGAGACGCTTGCCGATGCTGTGGAGAGTTTCAAAGACATCGGGATGTTGGAGTGA
- the LOC111779195 gene encoding AT-hook motif nuclear-localized protein 25-like → MRMAGYSEEGGAGSRYVQHHHHHHHHQLLNPELHLDTPSSSSIPFPHPHLFNHSNHSDDGDDNNHTNNNTNPSQNQHASLRRPRGRPPGSKNKPKPPVILTRDSPNVLGSHVLEVSASADIVDSLSNYARRRGRGLSILCGTGTVANVTLRHPSASPAATVITLHGRFEILSLTGTVLPPPAPPQAGGLSIFLAGAQGQVVGGTVVGPLVASGTVILMAASFSNAVFERLPVEEEEEGGVQVQPTASQSSGVTGGGQMGEGGGNAKEGSGGGVGFLGNSTIAGYPPFAGDLFGWGSGSGSGSGNATKPRQL, encoded by the coding sequence ATGAGAATGGCGGGGTACAGCGAAGAAGGAGGAGCGGGTTCACGCTACGTGcaacaccaccaccaccaccatcatcatcaacttCTGAATCCGGAACTGCATCTGGACAcgccctcctcctcctctatTCCATTTCCTCATCCTCATCTATTCAACCATTCCAATCACTCCGACGATGGTGATGATAATAAtcatactaataataatactaatccCTCTCAAAACCAACACGCCTCCCTTCGCCGCCCTCGTGGCCGTCCTCCTGGATCCAAAAACAAGCCCAAGCCTCCCGTTATCCTCACTCGCGATAGTCCCAACGTCCTCGGCTCTCATGTCCTCGAGGTCTCCGCCTCCGCTGATATCGTCGATAGTCTCTCCAATTACGCCCGCCGCAGAGGGAGAGGACTCAGCATCCTCTGCGGCACTGGTACTGTCGCCAACGTCACGCTCCGTCACCCATCTGCCTCTCCTGCGGCTACCGTCATCACTCTTCATGGCAGGTTCGAGATCCTCTCCCTCACAGGCACTGTGCTTCCCCCGCCAGCTCCCCCGCAGGCAGGTGGACTCTCTATATTCCTAGCCGGGGCACAAGGGCAGGTGGTTGGAGGGACGGTGGTGGGGCCCTTGGTGGCTTCGGGGACGGTGATTTTGATGGCGGCGTCCTTCTCCAACGCCGTGTTTGAAAGGTTGCCTgtggaagaagaggaggaagggGGAGTGCAAGTTCAACCGACGGCGTCGCAGTCGTCGGGAGTGACCGGAGGCGGACAGATGGGGGAGGGCGGTGGGAATGCAAAGGAGGGGAGCGGCGGCGGAGTTGGGTTCCTGGGCAACAGTACAATAGCGGGATATCCTCCATTTGCAGGGGATTTGTTTGGTTGGGGAAGTGGAAGTGGAAGTGGAAGTGGGAATGCCACAAAGCCTCGTCAGTTGTAA
- the LOC111779192 gene encoding cinnamoyl-CoA reductase 1-like: MATVARKGKVCVTGAGGFIGSWVVKLLLSRDYIVHGTVREPGDAKYDHLRKLEKGTENLKLFKADLLDYESLHSAIAGCDGVFHVASPVPHTTSSNPETEVIEPAVKGTRNVLEACVDAKVKRVVVVSSVAAVFFNPSWPQGRVIDESCWSDKEYCKATKNWYFLAKTEAESEALEFGRRRGLDVVTICPTLVIGPILQPTVNASSMVLLRILKEGLETLENRPRMLVDVRDVAEALVLLYEKGEAEGRYICTSHTMETRELVDALKKKYPDYSYPKTLSEGNEKAVSLSSEKLQGLGWKCRALEETLADAVKSFKDAGMLE; encoded by the exons ATGGCGACGGTGGCGAGGAAGGGTAAAGTTTGTGTTACAGGGGCGGGAGGGTTTATTGGTTCGTGGGTCGTCAAGCTTCTGCTATCCAGGGATTATATTGTCCACGGAACTGTCAGGGAACCCG GTGACGCCAAGTATGATCACTTGAGAAAACTTGAGAAAGGGACCGAGAATTTGAAACTGTTTAAGGCTGATTTACTGGACTATGAATCTCTGCATTCTGCGATCGCAGGATGTGATGGAGTTTTCCATGTTGCCAGTCCAGTTCCTCACACAACTTCATCAAACCCTGAG ACAGAAGTGATCGAACCTGCTGTAAAGGGCACACGTAACGTGCTTGAAGCATGTGTGGATGCAAAAGTTAAGCGAGTTGTTGTAGTATCCTCTGTTGCTGCAGTGTTTTTCAATCCCAGCTGGCCTCAAGGTCGGGTAATAGATGAAAGTTGTTGGTCTGACAAGGAGTACTGCAAAGCTACCAAG AACTGGTATTTTCTGGCAAAAACAGAAGCTGAAAGTGAAGCCTTGGAGTTTGGGAGAAGACGTGGGCTTGACGTTGTGACTATTTGTCCTACCCTCGTTATCGGGCCAATTTTGCAGCCAACAGTCAACGCCAGCAGCATGGTTCTTCTCAGAATTCTTAAAG AAGGACTCGAGACGTTGGAAAACAGGCCACGAATGTTAGTAGACGTACGAGACGTAGCAGAGGCGTTAGTTCTTTTGTATGAGAAGGGGGAGGCAGAAGGAAGGTACATTTGTACATCGCATACAATGGAGACAAGGGAGCTGGTGGAtgcattgaagaagaagtacCCTGATTATAGCTATCCAAAGAC GTTGAGTGAAGGGAATGAAAAGGCGGTAAGTCTGAGCTCGGAGAAGCTgcaagggttgggttggaagTGTCGGGCGCTGGAGGAGACGCTTGCCGATGCTGTGAAGAGCTTCAAAGACGCCGGTATGTTGGAGTGA